From a region of the Manduca sexta isolate Smith_Timp_Sample1 chromosome 19, JHU_Msex_v1.0, whole genome shotgun sequence genome:
- the LOC115441762 gene encoding toll-like receptor 7, with the protein MDTVPFIMIINVILFCLVMGAALTEAPADVDACFRVSGENSAVECNVRTLSADGDVGGSMHPDGAERLAIRCSALLLESTLRDHHFGRMQGLAEISIHNCKILRLPGNVFEGLRGLKTLRIRTMNNEWSNNKELELSLGAFNGLRELHTLDLAYNNIRKIPSDLFCALENIISLNLTNNKIKFVDELGFGHKCGSTLQTIDLSNNDIMSLPADSEILHLRRLTQLFLQNNKISELPHEVFSDLLSLKVVNLSDNGINYLPEGLFHNTREIREIYMQNNELEILPKKIFNRLEQLLVLDLSANKLRSDHIEDETFGGLIRLIVLDLSRNALARITRNMFKDLFFLQILNLNNNSLGFIEDNAFSPLFNLHTLNLGVNKLHAVEDHMFNGLFILNKLNINGNLLSFVSENAFKNCSDLKELDLSSNKLTKIPEAILQLPFLKSLDLGENLLTEITNNSFQNLSQLTGLRLIDNQIGNLTAGMFWGLPSLQVLNLAKNKIQSIETETFQRNTQLEAVRLDGNFISDINGVFVALTKLLWLNLSENHLVWFDYAFIPGSLVWLDIHANFIEILANYYKIQKELHVKTLDASHNRLMTLSALSIPPSVELLFINNNLISSIETDTFLEKRNLTRVDMYANEIESLDINSLRISKVPEDRVLPEFYISGNPFHCDCTMKWLLLINSIVSRQYPRVMDLENVICKESYVRGVKYLPVSSLHLKDFLCKYDTYCPEDCHCCDFNNCNCKTICPINCSCYHDSTKSTSVIDCSVKQLKLVPQSFPVDATHIYLDGNVYSELNETVFMSMRNAFVIYLNSSNVVTISNNTFSTLHDLRILHLDNNKLRQLRGLEFSKLSNLKELYLQSNLIEYISNETFSLLGALEVLRLDGNRLVNYGLWHLDNNNKLQTLFIGTNHWSCDCKYLQSFLTYVSQNVEKVIDINNLWCYNENVKPAKKPLNLNVTVCSEISETSVISAFFVSHNLPLLASAVTGFMLILLILALVFTFRYACRMWLYSNCGIKLSPLADDFEDTEKLYDAYVCYSPKDEEFVVETLARELENGYPSYHLCLHYRDVPQFEATYAQFPDLVVEATEASRRIIVVLTTNFILTEWSQIEFRQALQKALRKNPNKLIIVAAGHIPRDPELKSYFKTGLEITWKEKRFWERLRYAMPSSKRRGHKLKRHNYGRNSNTYTMDASVLNSTCQTLCGKSANSVERSPCDRPLSEHIYSTIDSDYSSADFQGRHNQPQSVVFQHTVQTYLV; encoded by the coding sequence ATGGACACAGTGCcgtttataatgataattaacgtgatattgttttgtttggtgATGGGCGCGGCGCTGACGGAGGCGCCCGCCGATGTGGATGCTTGTTTCCGTGTGTCCGGTGAGAACAGTGCGGTGGAGTGCAATGTACGGACGCTGTCGGCGGACGGCGACGTTGGCGGTTCGATGCACCCGGACGGTGCGGAGCGGCTCGCGATCCGTTGCAGCGCGCTCCTGCTCGAGAGCACGCTCAGGGACCACCACTTCGGCAGGATGCAAGGTTTGGCGGAGATCTCTATACACAACTGCAAAATACTAAGGCTGCCGGGGAACGTGTTCGAGGGCCTGCGCGGACTCAAGACGCTAAGGATACGCACCATGAACAACGAATGGAGCAACAACAAAGAACTGGAGCTCTCACTCGGAGCTTTCAACGGTTTGAGGGAACTGCACACTCTAGATCTGGCTTAtaacaatataagaaaaataccTTCAGATCTATTTTGCGCTTTGGAAAACATAATTTCGCTGAATTTAACgaacaacaaaataaagtttgttgacGAGTTGGGTTTTGGGCACAAGTGCGGCTCCACTCTGCAGACGATAGACTTGAGCAATAACGACATCATGTCACTGCCAGCTGATTCCGAGATATTGCACTTGAGGAGACTGACGCAGctttttctacaaaataataaaataagcgaGTTGCCGCATGAAGTTTTTAGCGATTTGCTATCGTTAAAGGTTGTGAATTTATCTGATAATGGTATCAATTACTTGCCAGAAGGATTATTTCACAATACCAGAGAAATCAGAgaaatttatatgcaaaataaCGAGTTGGAAATTTTgcccaagaaaatatttaatcggCTGGAACAATTACTCGTTTTAGATCTTTCGGCGAACAAATTGAGAAGCGACCACATAGAAGATGAAACGTTCGGCGGTCTAATAAGATTAATCGTGCTCGACCTGTCGCGTAACGCACTCGCACGGATCACACGCAATATGTTCAAAGACTTGTTctttttacaaatactcaaCTTGAACAATAACTCTTTAGGTTTTATCGAGGACAATGCATTTTCGCCACTGTTCAATTTGCATACTCTAAACTTGGGCGTGAATAAATTGCACGCCGTAGAAGACCACATGTTCAACGGGTTGTTTATATTGAATAAGCTAAACATAAACGGTAATTTGTTGTCGTTTGTAAGtgaaaatgcttttaaaaattgTTCTGATTTGAAAGAATTAGACTTAAGTTCTAATAAGTTAACTAAAATACCTGAAGCAATATTGCAGTTGCCGTTTTTGAAATCGCTCGACTTGGGAGAGAATTTATTGACGGAAATAACCaataattcatttcaaaatCTATCGCAGTTGACCGGGTTACGTTTAATCGACAATCAAATTGGAAACCTTACCGCGGGCATGTTCTGGGGTTTGCCCAGCCTGCAAGTGCTCAATTTggcgaaaaataaaatacagtcgATCGAGACCGAAACCTTTCAAAGGAACACGCAATTGGAAGCCGTTCGTTTGGACGGCAACTTCATTTCTGATATTAATGGTGTGTTTGTGGCTTTAACGAAACTGTTATGGTTAAATTTATCGGAGAATCATTTGGTTTGGTTTGATTACGCTTTCATTCCGGGCAGTTTGGTGTGGCTTGATATCCATGCTAACTTTATTGAAATACTAGcgaattactataaaatacaaaaagagtTGCACGTGAAAACATTAGACGCGAGTCATAACCGTTTGATGACATTGTCCGCATTATCAATACCGCCCAGCGTGGaacttttgtttataaacaataatctaATATCAAGTATCGAGACGGACACGTTTTTAGAAAAAAGAAATCTAACTCGTGTCGATATGTATGCCAATGAGATCGAAAGTTTAGATATAAATAGTTTACGCATTTCTAAAGTGCCAGAGGATCGAGTGCTGCCCGAGTTTTATATCAGCGGTAATCCATTTCACTGCGATTGCACAATGAAATGGCTTTTGCTCATAAACTCCATCGTATCCCGACAATATCCGAGAGTGATGGATTTAGAGAACGTTATATGCAAAGAGTCTTACGTGCGCGGCGTTAAGTACCTCCCGGTCAGCTCTTTACATCTAAAAgactttttatgtaaatatgacACTTATTGTCCTGAAGATTGTCACTGTTGCGATTTCAACAACTGTAACTGCAAAACGATATGTCCTATAAATTGTTCTTGTTATCACGACTCGACGAAAAGTACCAGTGTTATCGACTGCTctgtaaaacaattaaaactagTACCGCAAAGCTTTCCTGTAGACGCGACGCACATTTATTTAGATGGGAATGTCTACAGCGAACTAAATGAAACTGTGTTTATGTCGATGCGAAatgcttttgttatttatttgaattcgaGCAACGTCGTCACAATCAGTAACAACACATTCAGCACCCTCCACGATCTGAGGATATTACATTTAGATAATAACAAACTGAGACAATTACGAGGGCTCGAATTCTCAAAGCTAAGCAACTTGAAAGAACTGTATCTGCAAAGTAATTTAATAGAGTATATATCAAATGAAACTTTTTCTCTTTTGGGAGCGTTGGAAGTTTTACGCTTGGATGGCAACAGACTCGTGAATTACGGTCTGTGGCACTTGGACAATAACAATAAGTTACAAACGCTATTCATCGGCACCAATCATTGGTCTTGTGACTGTAAATATTTGCAAAGTTTTTTGACCTACGTGTCCCAAAACGTGGAAAAGGTCATAGACATAAACAACTTGTGGTGTTATAACGAGAACGTCAAACCAGCTAAGAAGCCGTTAAATTTGAACGTGACCGTTTGCAGCGAAATAAGTGAAACGTCGGTGATAAGCGCTTTCTTCGTATCCCACAACCTGCCGCTCCTCGCGTCCGCTGTCACCGGGTTCatgcttattttattaatattagcgTTAGTGTTTACATTTAGGTATGCTTGTAGGATGTGGTTGTATTCGAATTGTGGAATTAAGTTATCACCTTTAGCGGATGACTTTGAAGACACTGAAAAGCTTTATGACGCTTATGTATGTTATAGCCCTAAGGATGAGGAGTTTGTCGTGGAGACGCTAGCAAGAGAATTAGAGAATGGTTATCCGTCATACCATCTGTGTCTTCATTACCGTGACGTGCCGCAATTCGAGGCGACGTACGCACAGTTTCCTGACTTGGTGGTCGAAGCGACGGAAGCTTCAAGGCGTATCATAGTAGTGTTGACAACCAATTTTATCTTAACTGAATGGTCACAGATAGAGTTTCGACAAGCCCTACAGAAAGCGCTTAGAAAGaatccaaataaattaataatagtcGCCGCGGGGCACATCCCACGAGATCCGGAGTTGAAGTCGTATTTCAAAACGGGTTTGGAGATAACGTGGAAAGAGAAACGTTTTTGGGAAAGGTTACGTTATGCGATGCCGTCGTCGAAGCGACGCGGTCACAAGTTAAAAAGACATAATTACGGGAGAAATTCTAATACGTACACGATGGATGCGTCGGTGTTGAACAGTACGTGCCAGACGCTTTGCGGCAAGTCGGCGAATTCCGTGGAGCGCTCGCCGTGCGACCGGCCGCTCTCCGAACATATCTATTCTACAATAGACTCGGATTACTCGTCGGCCGATTTCCAGGGGCGGCACAATCAGCCGCAATCTGTCGTTTTCCAACACACAGTCCAAACGTACCTGGTATAG